In uncultured Treponema sp., one genomic interval encodes:
- a CDS encoding SUMF1/EgtB/PvdO family nonheme iron enzyme, whose product MKKFIVPALFAFLFVAASCMNMSGGSEKGGSIRVALPGGRYLYSKDNADKFVVRVIGESETIEKDAALGGVIEFTELEAGEYTVEAEARDSANNDELIASGSKDIKVEADKTTECSLTLILLSNIFSIAEDGSIVINKTKLEKTALATVIDTATPITGSGTEGVFISDRTVTLSPYSIGKYEVTQELFEAVMGENPSRFHGEAYPPAEGETQVLRPVEYISWYHAIVFCNRLSILMELEPCYTIIQTNGDEVEYKNISLDAITQGCSGWQSVSCDFTKNGYRLPTEAEWEFAARGGYQSASTDWNYTYAGSNTKTEVTWYDDNSNDITHEVGLKKANRLGLYDMTGNVWEWCWDRYTDSISISTPDTGASSGSDRVKRGGAFDQDNQLSCRVVTRIRYAPAAFADTMGFRLARTIK is encoded by the coding sequence ATGAAGAAATTTATTGTTCCGGCTTTATTTGCGTTTTTATTTGTGGCTGCGTCCTGCATGAACATGAGCGGCGGCTCTGAAAAAGGCGGCTCAATCCGTGTGGCTTTGCCGGGCGGACGCTACCTTTACAGCAAGGACAATGCCGACAAGTTCGTTGTGCGTGTAATTGGCGAAAGTGAGACTATAGAGAAAGATGCGGCGTTGGGGGGGGTAATAGAGTTCACGGAGCTTGAAGCCGGTGAATATACCGTTGAGGCAGAAGCGAGAGATTCTGCGAACAATGATGAGCTTATCGCATCTGGAAGCAAAGATATAAAAGTTGAAGCAGATAAAACTACAGAATGCTCTTTAACCTTAATACTTTTGTCTAACATCTTTTCTATTGCTGAAGACGGAAGCATAGTTATAAACAAGACCAAGCTTGAAAAGACAGCCCTTGCGACGGTAATTGACACCGCCACACCAATTACAGGAAGCGGAACTGAAGGTGTTTTTATTAGCGACCGCACAGTAACTTTAAGCCCATACAGCATAGGAAAATACGAAGTAACGCAGGAGCTTTTTGAAGCCGTGATGGGAGAAAATCCAAGCAGGTTTCATGGAGAAGCTTATCCTCCGGCTGAGGGAGAAACACAAGTGCTACGTCCTGTTGAGTATATAAGCTGGTATCATGCAATTGTGTTTTGCAACAGGCTTTCTATATTAATGGAACTTGAACCTTGTTATACAATTATTCAGACGAATGGTGATGAGGTTGAGTATAAAAATATTTCCCTTGATGCTATTACCCAAGGTTGCTCAGGTTGGCAGAGTGTTTCTTGTGATTTTACTAAAAATGGCTACCGTCTGCCTACAGAAGCAGAGTGGGAATTTGCAGCCCGCGGCGGCTACCAAAGCGCTTCTACTGACTGGAATTATACTTATGCTGGAAGTAATACTAAGACTGAAGTTACTTGGTATGACGATAATTCTAACGATATTACTCATGAAGTTGGTTTAAAAAAGGCTAATAGGCTTGGGCTTTATGATATGACCGGCAACGTGTGGGAATGGTGCTGGGACAGATACACTGATAGCATATCCATCAGCACACCTGATACTGGTGCGTCATCTGGTTCTGACCGTGTGAAACGTGGAGGTGCTTTTGACCAAGATAATCAGTTATCTTGTCGTGTTGTGACCCGGATTAGATATGCTCCAGCTGCTTTTGCCGACACCATGGGCTTCCGCCTTGCACGAACTATAAAATAA